In a genomic window of Neisseria flavescens:
- the nusG gene encoding transcription termination/antitermination protein NusG, whose amino-acid sequence MSKRWYVVQAYSGFEKNVQKTLKERIARENMEEYFGQILVPVEEVVDIKNGRKTISERKFYPGYVLVEMEMTDDSWHLVKSTPRVNGFVGGSGNRPIPISQKDADAILQQAKTGVEKPKPKVEFEVGQQVRVNEGPFADFNGIVDEVNYERNRLRVSVQIFGRETPVELEFGQVEKI is encoded by the coding sequence AAATGTTCAAAAAACATTGAAAGAGCGCATTGCTCGTGAAAACATGGAAGAATATTTTGGTCAGATTCTCGTTCCTGTAGAGGAAGTGGTAGATATCAAGAATGGCCGAAAAACCATCAGTGAGCGTAAATTCTATCCAGGCTATGTGTTGGTTGAAATGGAAATGACTGATGATTCATGGCACTTAGTTAAGAGTACCCCTCGAGTGAATGGTTTTGTAGGTGGTAGCGGAAATCGTCCAATCCCAATTTCTCAAAAAGATGCAGATGCTATTTTGCAACAAGCCAAAACAGGTGTTGAGAAGCCAAAACCAAAAGTTGAATTTGAGGTTGGTCAGCAGGTTCGTGTGAATGAAGGTCCATTTGCTGATTTCAATGGAATTGTTGATGAAGTTAACTACGAGCGTAATAGACTGCGTGTTTCAGTTCAGATTTTTGGTCGTGAAACACCGGTTGAATTAGAGTTCGGTCAGGTTGAAAAGATTTAA